The following is a genomic window from Hymenobacter chitinivorans DSM 11115.
AGCACCCCGACGCGGTTGAATTCCCGGCTCAGCCGGGTGGCAGCTTCGAGGGTAGTAGCCTGGTAGACCCGCACTTCGGCCGGAGTATTGCTGCTGAGTCCGGGTTCCTGCCCCACCGCTTCGGCGTCCGCCGGCCGGTAGAGCAGGCTGCCAGAGACGGCAGCGTGTTGCCAGGCCTCGATGCTGACTTCGGTCCCGCTACTGGTGTGGTAGCGGCCGGTGTCGAGGGCTTCGAGGGTGAGGCGGGCCAGTTGTTGACGATGTTCACGGTTCATAAACGGGGCAGGAATTAATCGAACTTCCTTGAAGGCGGGGAGCAGCGGCCGGATTGCCGCCGCTCCGTACCGCTTTAAGGGTCGCAGAGGGTGAAGTGAGTTGGGAGGTCTGACGATTAGCCGGCTTCCCTCCTACAGGTCTATTTTGTCAATTTCAGTTACGGCCGAGCCCCCGTTTTCCAGGGCCTGCAGCACGTCGAATACTTTATCCGACCAGCCGGCAATGAGCGCTACGCCGTGGCCTTCGCGCACTTCGAGCGGGGCCGCGCCGTGGCCGGCCAAGTCGAAGAGGTAAAGCCGGGCCTGGGGCGCCACGGTGCGGCGGTAGTCCAGCCAGGCCTGGGCCAGGCTGCCGCCGTCGCCGGTGCTGTTCCAGAGCTGGCAGTCGGTGAAGAGCATCACTTTATCTACCACCTCCCGGCGCTGCAACAGGTCCTTGATTACCAGGTGGCCGTTGGTGCTGTAGCCTACTTCGCCTTCGCGGCGGTAGAACTCCTGCACGTTTTGCAAAGTCCGGCCCCGGGGCAGGCTGATGCGCTTCCACGAGTCGCCGAACATGCCGGTGACTACGTGGCCGCAACGGCCCTGCAAGAGCATGCCGAGCACCAGGCCCACGTCGTAGAACAGCACTTTGCTGCGCGGGGACACGGGCTGCTGCATCGAGCCCGACACGTCGCAGGCTACCACCACGCGGGTGCTGGTATCGAAGCCGCGCAGGTTGGCCGTGCTGTGCGCAATGGCCGTTTCCAGGGCTTCCAGCACCAGTGGTACGTAGCCCGACTGCACCACCAGTACCTCGCGGTAGGCGGCCAGGAAGCGGAAGGGCAGCTGCTTGGCGCGACTCACGGCCTGCTCATTGCTGAGCGTGGCACACACCCGCTCCACCGCCCCGGCCGACACGTCGGCTTCGAGGATGTTGCGCAGGTTGCGCAGCAAGGCCATGTAGCCCAGCTTGCCGCTGGTAATCAGGGTTTCCCAGGCGGTGCGAAAAGCCGCCGTGCGCTCCTCCGCCGAAGCAAAGGCCTGCTGACCCAACGCCGACAGCTCGGTTTCCCAGGTGTAGGGCGTGGGCAGGGTGCCTTGCACGAGCTGGTCGAACAAGGCTTGCTGCTCGGCGTCCCGGGCCGTGGGGTGCACCAGGAACAGGGCGTCGCGCAGGCGTACCTGCCCGGCCCGGTCGTACTTGGCCAGCTGGTAGCCGTCGAACCGGTTGAAGCTCAGGGCCAGACCTTTCTGCACCTGCTTGGAGAGGCGGTTGAGGGTTTTTACCCCGGCCCGCTCGTTGGCTTGGGCGTAGTAGGCCAGCAGCTCCGTTATTTCGTCGGCGCGCTGCACCACCCGGGCTACCAGGCGGCTCACCAGGCTGCTGCCGCTATGCTGGCGGGCCAGCTCCACGGTCAACACCAAGGGCACGGTGCGCAGGTAGAGCTGCTCCCGGGCGTACACGGCCAGGCGGGCCACAAACTCGGGGTCGTTGCGGGCCACCAACTCGCGCAGGCGCTGCAAACGAGTGTCGGCCTTTTCGTAGAACTGGTCGCTCAGGGCGGCCGTGGCAACGGCGGCGTAGAGCTCCAGCTGGGGCGTGAGGGTGTACGCTACCGCGCCGGCGTGGTTCAGGACGGTGTTAGTGGCTTTGCGGAAGGGTAGATTGAAGCGCATATCTCGGGGAATTTTGAATTCTGAAGGGTGAATTATGAATTGGAAAAAGTCGGTGCTATTCAGAATTCAGAATGTATCATTCAGAATTCTCAGATGTGCTTGGACAAACTCAGCTGGGCTTCGGTGGCCCAGCGGGTCAGCCAGAACCGCTCCGCCTCGGTCATCACCCGGTTGTAACGGCCCCGCACCTGCACGATGGTGCGGTTGCGGAGTACTTCAAGCGTGAGGGTGCGGGCCCCGTCCAGCTTGAAGCCGAAGATGCCGCAGCGCCCCTGCTGGCAGGAGTACAGGTAGGAAGCCACGCAGTGCCGCAGGGCCCGGCCCTCGTCGACGAGCTCCTCGTAGGTGCGGAGCTGGGTGATGCGGATGCGCTGGTCGTCGCCGCTCGTGAAGTCGTTCACGGGCAGCGGGTTCCAGGTAGTGGAAAGCAGCTCGCCGGCGTGGCGCCGCATGTGAGCCAGGCCCCGGTGCCACTGCTCGGTGCGGGCCAGCACACTTTCCATGGTGCGGCCCTTGAGCGAAAAACCCGGCTGGGGCGGCTCGCCATTGATGCCCACGGTGCGCTTCTGCTGAATCCAGTCGCACACCGGCCCAAACTGCTGCGGGTCGACCATGGGCGCGGCGGCAAAAAAGTCGACCACGCCGAGCCAGAAGTCGTCGTCGGGCCCCACGGTGCGGCTCCACTCGGTTTGGAGCACCGGGCCAATCCACTCCAGGGCCCCGCGGCAGGCCAGCTGCCCGTAGCGCAGGGCTTCGATGTAGGTGCAGCCGGCCGGGGCCTGCCGCATTGCGTGCTCCAGCTTCTTGGTCAGGGGCTGGGGCAAGCCCGGGAAGCTGCGCAACGACCGGCCGCAGCCCAGGTGAATGGTCAGCTCGGCCAGGTTGACGCCGGCGCAGTGCAGCTCGCCGGTGGCCCAGGCTTCGAGCACCCAGCCGGGCACGTCGCCGTAGTCGTCGTAGAGGTGGCGCACCAGGCTTTCCAGCTGCCGGTACACGTTGCGGGTGCGGGGCTGCCAGTCGGCCACGGCGCGCTTGCGGCACAGCAAGTGCGCCGTGAGTACGCCCAGAATCGGCACCAGTTCGGGGCGCTCCAGTAGGCCGCTACGCTTGGCCGCCAGTTCCAGCAGGGCCTGGCGGGTGCGGAGCCGCTGGGTGTGGTTGCGGTTCATCACCCAGTGCTGGTAGCGCAGGGCCAGTGGCGAGTCGGCGGGGACCTGGGCGTGCAGCTCCTGGATGGTGGCGCAGGAAAAGAGAAAGTCAATTTGCTGCCCGGCGGACCACTTGCGGCGGTCGGCGTGCCGGGCCAGGGCTACTAGGGCTTGCTCGGCGTCCCGGGTTTGGCGGGATACGGCTTTATTTCGGTTGGACATCGGGGTGAATTCCCTGCGCGAGGGTGGTTACCGATTGAAAAATCAGACTGAGGATTGGGCCCGAAGGCGGGCACACTGAGCAGAATTCTGACGCTTTCGTACATGATGCTTTGCTTTAAGGGGTGAGGAAAATGAATTCACGTTTACCGCAAATTCAACCTGATATTTAATTTAATTCTTTACCAAAAAGGCATACCTATTCCACGTCGCCGTAAATTAGTTTTCGGCGAATACATAGTATGAAAAAGGCCCGGTTTCTGGGGAGAAGCCGGGCCTTTTTCACGAATCAGTCACGTAGTATTTACCTACGAGAAATGTTCAACGAAAAATCCCGGCCGCAATCCTTCCAGTCCCGGCGCGATGTCCGTTTGGGCTGGGGTTGGGAGTAGAAGCAGTTCTGCGCGAAGTGCATGGCCGAAGAATGGAAAGGGGGTGAAAAACAAACCACCCGAACCTTCTGGGGTTCGGGTGGCGAAAGTATCAGGAAAAACCTGCTGCTACTTAGCTATACCGAACCGCGGCCGAAGCCTCTGGCTTCATCCCGTCTTGCTTGCTGGTGTAGTTAAAGTGGCGTAGCATGGTTTTGGTTGTTTTTCTGTGGTTGAGTGATGCAAATATGAAGGGACTTTTTGTATCCACCAAATTAGTTCGAAAAATAATTTAAATATTTTTCTATTTAGAATAAATCAACGGTTTTCTGGCCTTCACAATACGCAGCCGAAACCCCGGTTTTATTATTGCGCAATTCCTTTTTAGCTCCCGTAAATAACCGAGCAAAATCCCTTTTAAAATGCGCAGCCTTTTGCTGGGCGAATTTAGCAGCCCTCTACGGCACTACGCCAGTCCGGGTTTACCGCCGGGGCTGGAGGGTAGGGCCGGCGCTGCGTTACGGCTGTATTATCGGTAGATGAAGATTCTATAACCTCTGCCGCAACGCCCTTACTTCCCCGCCGGTGCCGTCTACATTTGGCGCAAACAACGCGCCGTGGCTACTGACAACTTACTCGAGCTGCTCGAGCGGATCCGCAACGACGACTACCAGGCCTTCGAGCTCCTGTTTGAGGCCCAGTGGCGGGATTTGTACCGCTACGCCCACAAGGTGCTGCGCGACGCCCCCGACGCGGAAGACCTCACCCAGGAGCTGTTTTGTGACCTGTGGGCCAACCGCGGCCAGCTCCGGGTGCGCACCAACGCAGCGGGCTACCTGCTGGGGGCCCTGCGCAAGAAAATCCTGACCCGCTTCCGCGACGCCGACATCCGGGCCCGGCACCACAAGGTCATTGGGGCCGCGCAGGAACCAGGAGCCGAGCTGACGTTTCGGCGCCTGGTCAGCCAGGATACGCTGCAGGCCATTCAGCACCAGGCCCAGGGGCTGCCGCCCAAGGAGAAAGAGGTGTTTTTGCTGGGCATGGTCGATGATTTCTCGGTCAAGGAAATAGCCGAGCGGTTTGCCACCTCCGAGCAGACCGTGCGCAACCAGCTCAGCAGCGCCCTGCACAAGCTCTCCCCCTTCCTGACCAAGCTGCTGAGCTAAGCGCCCGTGTTACGGCTGGGTTAAATCAACCAGGAAGCATAGTTAGAAGGGCCGGCCTCTGCAACTACTGCTGCGGATGGCCGCCCGGCCGGCAAGCTCCCGGCCCGGGGGCTTTTCTTCTCCACCCGGACTGTACTCCGCAGTCTGGGGCCTAGTCCTCCCCTCTTCTTTTGCCCCGGCGGCGCCGGGGCCGCCTTTCCCCCATGATTCGAAAAATTCTGCTTTCCGCGCTGCTTTTGAGCAGCGCCAGTTCTTCGTACGCCCAGGGCACCGCCAAACCTAAACTGCTGGTCGGCATTATGGTCGACCAGATGCGGGCCGACTACCTGCCCCGCTTCTACGACCAGATGGGCAACGACGGCTTCAAGCGGCTGCTGCGCGAGGGGTTTCAGTGCCGCAACACGCACTACAACTACGTACCGACGGTGACGGGCCCGGGCCACTCTTCGGTGTATACCGGCACCACGCCCCGCTACCACGGCGTGGTGGGCAACTCCTGGTACGACCGGCGCCTGCGCCGCGACGTGTACTGCACCGACGATTCGACGGTGCAGCTCGTGGGCACGGCGAAGGGCATGGGCGTGTCGGCCCGCAACCAGGTGAGCACCACGCTGGGCGACGAAATGAAGATGGTGACGAACGGGCGCAGCAAGGTGCTGGCTTTGTCGCTGAAAGACCGGGCCTCGGCGTTGCCGGCCGGGCACATGGCCGACGGGGCTTTCTGGTTCGACAGCAACACCGGCGACTTTATTTCGAGCACCTACTACATGCCCACGCTGCCGAAGTGGGTGGCCGACTTCAACGCCCAGAAAAAGGCCGACTACTACCGCCAGCAAACCTGGACCCCGCTGCGCGGGCCTGAGGCGTATCGGAACAGCGTGGCCGATTCCAACGCGTTTGAGCGGATTTTCAAGGGCAAAACCGCCGCAACCTTTCCCTACGAGCTTAGCAAGCTGGCCCCGCTGAACCCGCCGGCTTACGAGGCGGTCAACATCTCGCCCTTCGGCAACAACCTGCTCACCGACCTGGCCCTGGCCGCCCTGGCTGGCACCGACCTGGGCCGCGACGAGGTGCCCGACTTGCTGGCCCTCAGCTACTCCAGCCCCGACCCGGTAGGCCACACTTTCGGACCGCTGTCGAAGGAAGAAAATGACGTGTACCTGCGCCTGGACCTGGAAATTGCCCGCCTGCTGCAGGCCCTGGACAAAACCGTGGGCAAGGGCAACTACACCGTCTTCCTGACTGCCGACCACGGGGCCAGCGAAGTACCCAAGTACCTGGCCCAGCACCAGGCGCCCAGCGGGGCCCAGAACCACGCCACGCTCAACAAGGGCGCGGCCGACTTCCTCGTGCAGCAGCTCGGGCCCGGGGCGTGGCTGGAGACGGAGCGCAACAATATGTACTACCTCAACCGGTCCCTCATTGCCAGCCGCAAGCTGGAGCTGGCCCGGGTGCAAAATCTGCTGGCCGACTTCCTGCGCGGCCAGCCCGGCATTGCCCAGGTGAATACCACCGCCCAGCTGCTGACCAGCAGCACGGGGGCTTTCCTGGAAACCAAGCTCCAGAACGGCCTCTACTACCAGCGCTTCGGCGACGTACGCTTCGAGCTGGAGCCCGGCTGGACCTGGGAACTGGGCGTGGGCGCCACCCACGGCTCGGCCTACCTCTACGACAGCCACGTGCCCCTGCTCTGGTTTGGGGCCGGCATCAGCCCGGGCATTAGCTACGAGTACCACGCCATTACCGACATTGCCCCTACGGCCGCCATGCTGGTCGAAAGCAAGCTGCCCAGCGCCTGCACTGGGCAGCCCATCGTGGAAGTGCTTAGCCCGGGAGCGAGTTCGAAGAAGCGGCGCAAGTAGTTCGGCCCGTTCATATTACGCTTTCATTACATCGGGCCCCGGGGATGGTTACTCCGCCCGGTTTGTGCAACTCTGTTATGAAGCCCCGCAATTCCCCCTTCTACCACTTGCCCGCCCGCCTGCAACGCTACCTCCGCAGCCGCCTTACCTCGCCGCGGCAGCAGCGGCGGGAGCAGTGGCTGGACGAACTGGCCGCGGCTACCCCCGACGATGACGAGCTCATCACGCGGGAGCGGGAGGCGGAGCGGCGGGCCCGGATTCTGGAGGAAATCCGGGCCCGCACCCAGCCCTCGGCGCGGGTGCTGCCGCTGTGGCCGGGGCTGCGGGTGGCCGCCGTGCTGCTGCCGTTGCTGGTAGCCGCGGCGGTGCTCTGGCCCCGGCTGCAGACTCCCCAACCGCTGCACTACGCCACCGGCGTGGGCGAGCATCGGGAAGTGGTGCTGCCCGACAGCAGCCACGTCTGGCTCCGACCCCGCTCGGAGCTGACCTGCGCCGCTACGTTTGGGAAGGTGCGCGCCGTACAGTTGCGGGGCGAGGCCTTCTTCGAAGTTACCAAGGACCCCAAGCATCCTTTTGTGGTGCACACGGGCAAGGTGGCGGTAAGGGTTCTGGGCACTTCCTTCCTGGTGAAAGCCTACGCCGCCCTGCCCACCACGACCGTGCTGGTCCGCACCGGCCGGGTGCAGGTGGCCCAGCAGCAGCGCATCCTGGGCGTGCTCCGCCCCCACGACCAGCTTCTCTATAATACCATTACCCAGCAGCTTGCAATTACCCAGAACGAGTATTCCGACCTTTTGCCCACCAGCCGGCTGCTGACTTTTGAGCAGGCCTCCCTGCCCGAAATCCTGCTCTTGCTGGAGAATACCTACCCGATTCATTTCGAACTAGGCCGCGACGCCCCCACCGTGGCCCTGACCGGCAGCCTGGACCCGAGCCTGTCGGCCGACCAGCTGACGGACGTGCTCAACGCCCTGCTGCAGCGCCACCACTTGCATATTACCAAGCGCACGGCCACTACCTACCAGATCCACTAACGCCGCCTTCGGCTTCTTCCTTCCTCCTTTTTTGAAACAGGCTCCCGGCCTGCCGGGCCGCGCCTTGCCCGAACCTTACCCCCGTATGATGCACCTTCACTCCCTACACGCCGCCCGCCCCCGCGGCCGCAACCTATTGCTGGCCAGCACCGTGCTACTGACTTCCATCAGTATACCCCACCTCAGTCAGGCCCAGAAAGCCAGCCGCGAGGTAGCCTACTTCGCCGTGCAAGCGGGCCCGCTGAGCACCGCCCTGCAGCGCCTGCAGCGCGAGGCTGGCGTCAACATCGTGTATGAGGCCACCGACCTACAGCAGGCCAAAGTGGAAGCCACCGAGTTTCGCAGCACCCCGGTCAGCGAGATTCTGCGCCAGCTACTGCGGGGCCAGCCCCTGAACTTCGAGGAAAAGCAGGGCGTGATTATTCTGCAGCCCAGCGTCCCTGCTGCTACTCCAGCCCCCGCGCCCAGCCGCCGGGCCGCCCGGGAAATTAAAGGCAAAGTGACTGATGCTGGCAGCGGCACGGCCCTGCCCGGCGTAACGGTGCTGGTGAAAGGCACCACCGTGGGCGCGGTGACCAACGCCGAGGGCTTTTTCACCCTGGAAGTGCCCGGGGACGCCACCACGCTGGTCTTTTCCTTCGTGGGCTACCTGGCCCAGGAAGTAGCCCTTGGCGACCGGGCCAGCCTCGACGTGGCCCTGGCCGTGGATACCAAAGTACTGAATGACGTGGTGGTCATCGGCTACGGCTCGGCCAAGAAGGGCGAGGTGACCAGCTCGATTACCACCGTGAATCCGCGCGAGTTCAACCGCGGTGTGGTAGCCACCCCCGACCAGATTCTGCAGGGCAAAGTGGCCGGCCTGAACATCACCCGCAGCGGCGACCCAAACGCCACGGCCTCGGTGGTGCTGCGCGGGGCTTCGTCGTTGCGCACGGGCCCGGCCCAGGAGCCGTTTTACGTCATCGACGGGGTGCCGGCGGCCAGCATCAACCTGGTGGCCCCCGACGACATCGTGAGCATCGACGTGCTCAAGGACGCCTCGGCTACGGCCATCTACGGGGCCCGGGCCGCCAACGGGGTTATTATCATTACGACCCGCCGGCAGAAGCCCAACGCGGCCGTGAGTTACAGCGGTTACGTGGGCGTGGAGCAGGTTTCCAACACGATTGACATGCTCAGCGGGGACGAGCTGCGCCGCTATTTGGAGAAGAACAGCAAGAGTTTGAGTCCGGCCGACAACGACGAGGGCACCAGCACCGACTGGCAAAAGGAGGTGATGCGCACCGGCATCAGCCACAACCACACCGTCAGCTACGGCGGGGGCTCGGAGAAGTCGGCCTTCAACGCCAGCGTCAACTACTTCAAGCGGGAGGGCGTGATGAACACTTCCGACAGTGAGCGGCTCATCGGCAAAATCAACCTCGACCAGAAAACCCTCCAGGACAAGCTCCAGCTGCGTTTTACGCTGACCAACTCCCTGCTCAAGCAGCACCTGATTTCAGACTTGGTGTACCGCAACATGTTCACGCATTTGCCCACCACCAACATTCAAAACCCCGACGGCAGCTACAAGGAAAACCTGACCCGCACCCAGTACTACAACCCGGTGGCCCTGCTGGAGCAAAACCAGGAGGAGCGCAAAATCAACACGTTGCTGGGCAACGCCAGCGCCCAGCTCACCATTCTGCCCAACCTGACGAACACGCTCAGCCTCTCGATGCAGAACGAGACGGTGAAGGGCGGGGCCTACCAGGGCCGGGAGTCGCCGGTGCCGAACAGCAACAACGTGACGGGCCTGGCCGCCAAGGGCCTGGCCCGGCGCTACAGCGTGGACAACACCCGCAAAATCCTGGAAAACTACCTGACCTACAACCCGCTCAACACCGAAACCCACGATTTGAAGGTGCTGGTGGGCTACTCCTGGCAGGAAGACAAAAACGGCGACGGGTTCCAGACCGATACCCGCGGCTTCGTGTCGGACCAGCTGGGCTACAACAACCTGAGCCTGGGCAACCCCGGCGGCGTGACGCCCACCTACGACGCGGCCATTGCCGGCTACAGCCTGGGCATCAGCACGCTGCGCCTGATTTCGGGCTACGCCCGCCTCAGTTACGGCTTGCTAGACCGCTACTTTCTGCAAGTGTCGGTGCGGCGCGACGGGTCCTCAGCTTTCGGCGTGAATAACCGCTGGGGCACGTTTCCGGCGGCTTCCTTGGCCTGGAACCTGGCCGGGGAAAACTTCCTCTCGGGCAACCCCAAGCTCACCGAGCTCAAACTGCGCGTGGGCTACGGCGTGACCGGCAACTCCCTGGGCTTCGACCCGCTGATTGCCACCCAGCGCTACAGCAGCGTGGGCACCTTCTACTACAACGGCTCCTTCATCAAGGCCATCGGGCCAACCCAAAATCCCAACCCCGACCTGAAGTGGGAATCGACGGCCATGCTGAACCTGGGCCTGGACTTCGGCCTGTTCAACAACCGCCTCAGCGGCACGGTGGAGTACTACGACAAGCGCACCTCGGACCTGATCTGGAACTACCCGGTGTCGACGACCCAGTACTTCGTCAACACACTCTACGCCAACGTGGGGGAAATCAGCAACAAAGGTCTGGAGCTGACGCTCAACGCCACGCCGGTGCAAACCCGCAGCTTCCAGTGGAGCCTGACCGGCACGCTGGCCCACAACGTGAACAAGGTGGAGAAGCTGGCCAACGAGCAATTCCGCCTCGACCAGGTGTACACGGCCTACCCCGGCGGCTCGGGCCAGAGCGGCATTTCGACCCAGGTGGTGAAAACGGGCTACCCGATTGGGCAGTTTTTCCTGCCCGAATACGCCGGGCGCGACGAAAACGGCCTCTCCCTCTTCTACAAGGCCGACGGCACCACCACCGGCTCCCCGGCCCTGGCCGACTACCGCTACCAGGGCAATGCCCAGCCCAAGCTGCTGTATGGTTTGAGCAACACGGTGAGCTGGAAGAATCTGGATCTGAACTTCTTCCTGCGCGGAGTACAGGGCAACAAGATCCTGAACGCCACGCTGGCCAACCTCAACATCCCGGCCCAGTCGACGGCCAACAACTTGCCGGCCTTTTCCCTGGATGAGCCCTACGCCGACAACCGGGCCAACTACTACTCCAACCGTTACCTCGAAAACGGCGCCTACCTGCGCCTCGACAACGTGACGCTGGGCTATAATCTGCCCCTGCAGAGCGAGTACGTGAAGCGGGCCCGGGTTTACGTGAGCAGCCAGAACCTGCTGACCATTACCAAGTACCGCGGCATCGACCCGGAAATGAACCTGGGCGGCCTCACCCCCGGCCTCGACAACAACAACTTCTACCCCAAGACCCGCTCCTACGTGCTGGGCGTGAACCTGGACTTTTAGAGCCGGACAGGATTCGCACACATAAAGACCGTCATGCTGAGCCTGTCGAAGCATCTCTACCGCAGTGCTACTTCTTAACGCCTGCCCAACGAAGCGGTAGAGATGCTTCGGCTACGGCTGCGCCTTCGCTCAGCATGACAACCTACCTAGATTTTCTACAAACCTCTCCATGCCGACCAACCATACTGCCCGCTTCCTGACCCTGGCCACGGCCCTGACCGCGCTGCTCACCGCCGCCGGCTGCACCGACCTGGACGCGCCCATCGAATCGGAATACACGCCCAGCAACTTCCTGACCACGCCCGAGCAGTTCATTGCCGCCTCCGGGCCGGTGTATAGCCAGATGCGCGGGGAAGTAGCCAAAGCCTACTGGAACCTGCAGGAGCTCAGCACCGACGAGGCCGTGATTGTGGCCCGCAACGGCAACTACTACGACGGGGCCCGCTACCAGCAGCTGAGTTTGCACACCTGGAACCCCCAGAACGAATTCGTGCGCGTGGCCTGGGAATGGGGCTTCAGCGGCATCAGCACCTGCAACCGCACCCTGGCCTTGTTTCAGAATACCGCCGACGGGGCCTTTAAAACCCAGTTTACGGCCGAGCTGCGCACCATGCGGGCCCTGTACTACTACATGATGATGGACCTCTACGGCAACATCCCGCTGGTGCCCGAGTTTGGCTCCACCGAGCAGCCGACCAACGCCAGTCGCCAGCAGGTGTTCGACTACATCGAGCGGGAACTGAAGGAGGCCCTGCCCAACCTGTCGGCCGAGGTGTCGGCCCAGACCTACGGGCGGCCCACCCAGGGCACGGCCCAGGCCTTGCTGGCCAAGCTGTATTTGAATGCCGAAGTCTACACCGGGCAGGCGCGGTACACCGAGGCCATTGCGGCCTGCAACGCCCTTATCAAGGGCAAGAAGTACAGTCTGGCGGCCAATTACCTGGACGTGTTTGCGGTGGAAAACGGGCCCCAGGTCAACGAAATCATCTTCGCCGTGCCCTTCGACGCCAACCTGGCCCAGGGCAACATGATGTCGCGCTTTGCCCTGCACCAGGAAATGAAGAACAAGTTCGGCTTGCTCTTCACCCCCAGCAACGCCAGCCTGACCTGGCCCGAGTTCTTTGCCTTGTATAAGGAGCCCACCGACACCCGCAACCAGCAGTGGCTCTCGGGCAAGCAGTACCTGGCCGACGGCCGCACGCCCGTGCTCATTGCCACCACCAAGAAGGGCCTGGACTCGCGCTACACCGGGGCCGACGGCAACGACAAAATCAACTACCACCTGGAGCTCAGCAACCAGCTCACCTTCCGCGACGCGGCCAAGTTCGACGTGGGCAACGACGAGCTGGGCAAGGCCCAGGGCACGCGCAACATCAAGTACTACCCCGACAAGTCGTCCACTTCCCGCGACCAGGGCAACGATTTGGTGCTGCTGCGCTACGCCGACGTGCTGCTGATGAAGGCCGAAGCCCTGCTCCGCGGCGGCCAGGACCCCGACGGCGCCACGGCCAAAGACCTCGTGAACCAGGTCCGCAGCCGGGCCCAGGTGCCGGCCCTGACGACCGTGGATTTGACCAGCCTCTTCGAGGAGCGCAGCCGCGAAATGGCCTGGGAAGGCTGGCGCCGCACCGACTTGATCCGCTTCGGCAAGTGGGAAGCCGTGTGGGGCCAGGGTCTGAAAACCAACGCCGAAACCTACCGCCGCATCTTCCCCATCCCCACCACCGAGCTGACGCTCAACGTCCGCCTCAAGCAGAACCCCAACTACTAACCTTCTTTCACCCTCAACCCCAACCAACCCCTATGAAACCATTCTTTTCCAAGGCGGCCCTGCTTGCCACGGGCCTCACGCTCGCGGCCCTGACGGGCTGCGACAAAACCGCCGAGCAGCCGGACGTAGCGCCCAAAGCCGCGGCGCAGTCGGCAGCTGCTACAGCCGCCTTCAAAGCCGGCCTGGCCCTGCGCTGGGCCCCGGTGCACTACCAGGATACCGACGTAACCGGGGACCATGGTCTGAGCGGTAAAGGCGACTACCTGACGGCCATCAACTTCGACGGCGACTGGGTGGGCACCAACAACTGGAACAACCTGGCCTCGCGCACGGCGGCGGCGCACGGCTACTACTCGGTGGTCGAAACCAGCACGCACTGGTTTATTACCTACGCCTTCTTCCACCCCCGCGACTGGACCGACAACGTGCTGCTCTACAACATTGACGAGCACGAGAATGACCTGGAAGGCCTGCTGGCCGTGGTGAAAAAGGACGGCAGCACCTATGGCAACCTGCAGGGCATCGTCACGGTAGCCCACTCCGACTTCTACTCCTTCGTGCCCGCTGGCTCGCCGCTGCAAGCTAATCAGGAGGACCTCGACGGCAGCCTGACGATGGAGCAGTTCAACGGCGGCCTGCACCCCGTGACGGCCCAGGAGGCCAAGGGCCACGGTCTGAAGGC
Proteins encoded in this region:
- a CDS encoding FecR family protein; its protein translation is MKPRNSPFYHLPARLQRYLRSRLTSPRQQRREQWLDELAAATPDDDELITREREAERRARILEEIRARTQPSARVLPLWPGLRVAAVLLPLLVAAAVLWPRLQTPQPLHYATGVGEHREVVLPDSSHVWLRPRSELTCAATFGKVRAVQLRGEAFFEVTKDPKHPFVVHTGKVAVRVLGTSFLVKAYAALPTTTVLVRTGRVQVAQQQRILGVLRPHDQLLYNTITQQLAITQNEYSDLLPTSRLLTFEQASLPEILLLLENTYPIHFELGRDAPTVALTGSLDPSLSADQLTDVLNALLQRHHLHITKRTATTYQIH
- the pafA gene encoding alkaline phosphatase PafA; translation: MIRKILLSALLLSSASSSYAQGTAKPKLLVGIMVDQMRADYLPRFYDQMGNDGFKRLLREGFQCRNTHYNYVPTVTGPGHSSVYTGTTPRYHGVVGNSWYDRRLRRDVYCTDDSTVQLVGTAKGMGVSARNQVSTTLGDEMKMVTNGRSKVLALSLKDRASALPAGHMADGAFWFDSNTGDFISSTYYMPTLPKWVADFNAQKKADYYRQQTWTPLRGPEAYRNSVADSNAFERIFKGKTAATFPYELSKLAPLNPPAYEAVNISPFGNNLLTDLALAALAGTDLGRDEVPDLLALSYSSPDPVGHTFGPLSKEENDVYLRLDLEIARLLQALDKTVGKGNYTVFLTADHGASEVPKYLAQHQAPSGAQNHATLNKGAADFLVQQLGPGAWLETERNNMYYLNRSLIASRKLELARVQNLLADFLRGQPGIAQVNTTAQLLTSSTGAFLETKLQNGLYYQRFGDVRFELEPGWTWELGVGATHGSAYLYDSHVPLLWFGAGISPGISYEYHAITDIAPTAAMLVESKLPSACTGQPIVEVLSPGASSKKRRK
- a CDS encoding TROVE domain-containing protein, producing the protein MRFNLPFRKATNTVLNHAGAVAYTLTPQLELYAAVATAALSDQFYEKADTRLQRLRELVARNDPEFVARLAVYAREQLYLRTVPLVLTVELARQHSGSSLVSRLVARVVQRADEITELLAYYAQANERAGVKTLNRLSKQVQKGLALSFNRFDGYQLAKYDRAGQVRLRDALFLVHPTARDAEQQALFDQLVQGTLPTPYTWETELSALGQQAFASAEERTAAFRTAWETLITSGKLGYMALLRNLRNILEADVSAGAVERVCATLSNEQAVSRAKQLPFRFLAAYREVLVVQSGYVPLVLEALETAIAHSTANLRGFDTSTRVVVACDVSGSMQQPVSPRSKVLFYDVGLVLGMLLQGRCGHVVTGMFGDSWKRISLPRGRTLQNVQEFYRREGEVGYSTNGHLVIKDLLQRREVVDKVMLFTDCQLWNSTGDGGSLAQAWLDYRRTVAPQARLYLFDLAGHGAAPLEVREGHGVALIAGWSDKVFDVLQALENGGSAVTEIDKIDL
- a CDS encoding RNA polymerase sigma factor, producing the protein MATDNLLELLERIRNDDYQAFELLFEAQWRDLYRYAHKVLRDAPDAEDLTQELFCDLWANRGQLRVRTNAAGYLLGALRKKILTRFRDADIRARHHKVIGAAQEPGAELTFRRLVSQDTLQAIQHQAQGLPPKEKEVFLLGMVDDFSVKEIAERFATSEQTVRNQLSSALHKLSPFLTKLLS
- a CDS encoding PcfJ domain-containing protein; translation: MSNRNKAVSRQTRDAEQALVALARHADRRKWSAGQQIDFLFSCATIQELHAQVPADSPLALRYQHWVMNRNHTQRLRTRQALLELAAKRSGLLERPELVPILGVLTAHLLCRKRAVADWQPRTRNVYRQLESLVRHLYDDYGDVPGWVLEAWATGELHCAGVNLAELTIHLGCGRSLRSFPGLPQPLTKKLEHAMRQAPAGCTYIEALRYGQLACRGALEWIGPVLQTEWSRTVGPDDDFWLGVVDFFAAAPMVDPQQFGPVCDWIQQKRTVGINGEPPQPGFSLKGRTMESVLARTEQWHRGLAHMRRHAGELLSTTWNPLPVNDFTSGDDQRIRITQLRTYEELVDEGRALRHCVASYLYSCQQGRCGIFGFKLDGARTLTLEVLRNRTIVQVRGRYNRVMTEAERFWLTRWATEAQLSLSKHI